A window of the Cuculus canorus isolate bCucCan1 chromosome 3, bCucCan1.pri, whole genome shotgun sequence genome harbors these coding sequences:
- the LOC104057034 gene encoding ras-like GTP-binding protein RHO, with protein MDAPQRKLTVVGDDRCGKTCLLFALRHEPLPKSYEPTLFDTYTTDTEVDGKEMKLILCDVAGKNEFSYQSLRSVFYKDADIILMCFSVDRPDSQQNILDYWVPEIKLFCPTVPIILIATKIELRDDESIKEKLPTPSNEPFNTTEGKALAAEIGAYAYLECSAKTKEGVDTALKIISQCALNQKRRRKRHYRRCQIL; from the coding sequence ATGGATGCTCCTCAGAGAAAGCTAACAGTAGTTGGAGATGACCGCTGTGGAAAGACATGCCTCCTCTTTGCTCTGCGTCATGAACCGCTTCCCAAGTCCTACGAGCCAACTCTGTTTGACACTTACACCACTGACACAGAGGTCGATGGGAAGGAGATGAAACTAATTCTCTGCGATGTGGCAGGGAAGAATGAATTCAGTTACCAAAGTCTCCGCTCAGTGTTCTACAAGGATGCTGACattattttaatgtgcttttcCGTGGACAGGCCTGactcacagcaaaacatccTTGATTATTGGGTTCCAGAAATCAAACTGTTCTGCCCCACGGTACCTATTATTCTGATTGCTACCAAGATAGAACTAAGGGATGATGAAAGTATTAAGGAGAAACTACCTACTCCCAGCAACGAGCCATTTAACactacagaaggaaaagctttaGCTGCCGAAATTGGGGCGTATGCTTACCTGGAGTGTTCTGCCAAGACAAAAGAAGGTGTTGATACAGCCCTGAAGATTATTAGCCAATGTGCATTAAAtcagaaaaggaggagaaagaggcacTACAGGCGCTGCCAAATTTTGTAA
- the LOC104057045 gene encoding rho-related GTP-binding protein RhoB encodes MAAIRKKLVVVGDGACGKTCLLIVFSKDEFPEVYVPTVFENYVADIEVDGKQVELALWDTAGQEDYDRLRPLSYPDTDVILMCFSVDSPDSLENIPEKWVPEVKHFCPNVPIILVANKKDLRNDEHVRNELARMKQEPVRTEDGRAMAIRIQAYDYLECSAKTKEGVREVFETATRAALQKRYGTQNGCINCCKVL; translated from the coding sequence ATGGCCGCCATCCGCAAGaagctggtggtggtgggcgACGGAGCGTGTGGCAAGACTTGCCTCCTCATCGTCTTCAGCAAAGATGAGTTCCCCGAGGTCTACGTGCCCACCGTCTTCGAGAACTACGTGGCCGACATCGAGGTGGACGGCAAGCAGGTGGAGCTGGCCCTGTGGGACACAGCCGGACAGGAGGACTATGACCGCCTGCGCCCCCTCTCCTACCCGGACACCGATGTCATCCTCATGTGCTTCTCCGTGGATAGCCCGGACTCGCTGGAGAATATCCCGGAGAAGTGGGTGCCTGAAGTCAAGCACTTCTGCCCCAACGTCCCCATCATCCTGGTGGCCAACAAGAAAGACCTGCGTAACGACGAGCACGTGCGCAATGAGCTGGCCCGCATGAAGCAGGAGCCGGTGCGCACCGAGGACGGCCGTGCCATGGCCATTCGCATCCAGGCCTACGACTACCTGGAGTGCTCAGCCAAGACCAAGGAGGGTGTCCGGGAGGTCTTTGAGACGGCCACCCGGGCGGCGTTGCAGAAGCGCTACGGCACCCAGAATGGCTGCATCAACTGCTGCAAAGTCCTATAG